A window of the Phaseolus vulgaris cultivar G19833 chromosome 5, P. vulgaris v2.0, whole genome shotgun sequence genome harbors these coding sequences:
- the LOC137834416 gene encoding uncharacterized protein, whose product MSYTNAFDVLFKSVNMHLVATSPIVNKVAKLWCLSVPNLVQNFLVNDQFISVTCRLEDKSFSFAGVYGATTYLSRRFLWRDLSFFTGPWCILGDFNVVLSADDCKGGVAPNQVSCNEFLNWINTNDLSCMPFTGSCYTWCNGRRGLHRIHRRLDRALCNGVCLDEWESCSYQVLVKNCSNHSPIIASLASNSLRKVNNFRFFSMWLQDTSCLKLIHDSWANQVVGCPMFILQLKLKMLKLELRDWNKNSFGNVHNGVLLKQDILLGIQKSLETASLSDSDRLFCQEKIAKEELDHALHYFIGTYIPAMVSSEENMINSAPGPDGFGGVFYHSCWEIIGTDVCNAVQQIFKQNWVLPGMNSNVVSLIPKVQGADSIKDYKPIVVANFKFKIISKILADRLALVAARIISPNQYGFVQGRQIQDCFGIAFEAINLLSKKGGY is encoded by the exons ATGTCGTACACTAATGCTTTCGACgtccttttcaaatctgttaatatgcatttggtggctacgtctcctattgttaataaagttgctaagctttggtgtttgtcggttcctaatcttgtccaaaatttcttggttaATGATCAATTTATCTCTGTAACTTGTCGTCTGGAGGATAAGAgttttagctttgcaggtgtttatggtgctacCACATACTTGTCTAGACGATTTTtatggagggatcttagtttcttcacagggccttggtgtattctgggagattttaatgttgtgctctcggcggatgactgtaaagggggggtggctcctaatcaggtttcttgtaatgaatttcTGAactggattaatactaatgatctttcttgtatgccttttactggatcttgttatacttggtgtaacggaaggagagggttgcatagaattcacagaagactggatagggctttatgtaatggagtgtgtctggatgaatgGGAATCTTGTtcttatcaggttcttgttaaaaattgttctaaTCATTCCCCTATTAttgctagtcttgctagtaattctttgcggaaggttaacaattttcgtttcttttcgatgtggcttcaggacacttcgtgtctaaagcttattcatgattcttgggctaatcaggttgttggttgtcctatgtttatcttGCAACTTAAGTTAAAAATGTTGAAACTTGAGCTCCgagactggaataaaaattcttttggtaatgttcataaTGGAGTTCTTCTTAAGCAGGACATCCTTCTTGGTATTCAAAAAAGcttagagactgctagtttgtCTGATAGTGACAGACTTTtctgtcaagaaaagattgctaaggaggagcttgatcatgctcttcact attttattggtacttatattcctgcgatggtttcctctgaggagaatatgat taatagtgctcctggtcctgatggttttggtggtgttttctatcattcttgctgggaaattattgggacagatgtttgcaaTGCTGTTCAAcagatttttaaacaaaactgggttctccctggaatgaatagtaatgtggtatctcttattccaaaGGTTCAGGGTGCtgattccattaaagattacaagccaattgttgttgctaatttcaagtttaagattatttccaagatactggcggataggcttgcacttgtggctgctagaatcatttctcctaatcaatatggatttgtgcagggtagacaaATTCAGGATTGCTTTGGTATTGCTTTTGAAGCTATTAAcctgctttctaaaaag gggggatattaa
- the LOC137835736 gene encoding uncharacterized protein: MSAQQKETEKHDTLSSNRTVDDTMGATDETSHVNNEWKPEKIQFEIPTRTSEDSCWDFVGIRMPLTPSPTPSHKRVNFLVTSRSVDAPRPSSSSAPRGKSSMRNILPRFGFKNRQSLDVEKAVTAVSEASFSGHQEKSSISRSVSLTKIFTHKINRTSSLPVEEIGRANAESALGGNLGASPCGRETQGMIARSRSVPVNSKEKGIRRMDSVFRIIPSTPQVHEVNESTKDTGLENGGGEDIGEEEAVCRICLVDLCEGGETLKMECSCKGELALAHQECAVKWFSIKGNKTCDVCKEEVQNLPVTLLRIRSVQTQNTGARSEQGDEYRVWQELPVLVIVSMLAYFCFLEQLLVGKMGTKAIFVSLPFSCVLGLLSSVTSTTMVTSKFIWLYASVQFLSVVIFAHIFYPLVGKHAVLSILLATFAGFGVVMSGSSIVLEFSRWRRRWLALSEQQRGSSA, from the exons ATGAGTGCTCAACAAAAAGAAACGGAAAAACATGACACGCTTTCGTCCAATCGAACG GTGGATGATACGATGGGTGCAACCGATGAAACCTCGCATGTAAACAATGAGTGGAAGCCAGAGAAAATTCAGTTCGAAATACCGACCAGAACATCGGAAGACTCTTGTTGGGATTTTGTTGGAATAAGGATGCCACTGACGCCAAGTCCAACTCCCAGTCATAAGAGAGTGAATTTTCTTGTCACTTCTCGCTCTGTTGATGCTCCTAgaccttcttcttcttcggcTCCCAGAGGCAAATCATCCATGAGGAACATCTTACCAAGATTCGGCTTCAAGAATCGTCAATCGCTTGATGTTGAAAAGGCTGTTACCGCAGTTTCAGAAGCTTCTTTTTCAGGTCATCAAGAAAAGTCCTCAATCTCCAGATCAGTGTCTCTCACCAAGATATTCACTCATAAGATTAACAGAACGTCTTCGTTACCGGTAGAAGAAATTGGGCGTGCAAACGCAGAATCTGCTCTGGGTGGAAATCTTGGTGCTTCTCCATGC GGAAGAGAAACTCAGGGGATGATAGCTCGATCTCGTTCAGTGCCTGTCAATAGCAAAGAAAAAGGCATCAGGAGAATGGATTCAGTTTTCCGCATCATTCCTTCCACTCCTCAAGTACATGAAGTGAATGAATCAACTAAGGATACTG GCTTAGAAAATGGTGGTGGTGAAGATATTGGTGAAGAGGAAGCGGTGTGCAGAATTTGTCTGGTTGATCTATGTGAAGGAGGTGAGACATTAAAGATGGAATGCAGCTGCAAAGGTGAACTGGCTCTGGCTCACCAAGAATGTGCTGTTAAATGGTTTAGTATCAAGGGTAACAAGACCTGTGATGTGTGCAAGGAGGAAGTTCAGAACCTCCCTGTCACTCTCTTACGGATCCGAAGTGTTCAAACCCAGAATACTGGAGCAAGGTCCGAGCAGGGAGATGAATACAG GGTTTGGCAGGAACTCCCAGTGCTTGTCATTGTCAGCATGCTTGCCTATTTCTGTTTCCTTGAGCAGCTGTTG GTTGGAAAAATGGGAACCAAGGCAATTTTCGTCTCTCTTCCATTTTCATGTGTACTAGGCCTACTCTCCTCCGTGACGTCAACAACCATGG TGACGAGCAAGTTCATCTGGTTATATGCATCTGTCCAATTTCTTTCGGTGGTCATATTCGCCCATATATTTTACCCCCTG GTTGGTAAGCATGCGGTTTTGTCGATCCTTCTTGCTACATTTGCTGGCTTTGGTGTTGTGATGAGTGGAAGTTCAATTGTTTTGGAGTTTTCTAGATGGAGAAGAAGATGGCTAGCTTTATCAGAGCAGCAGCGTGGTTCTTCAGCGTGA
- the LOC137835737 gene encoding F-box/kelch-repeat protein At5g60570, which produces MVRGEGVNDGFSGPGPNDSLLPGLIDDVALNCLAWVSGSDYTSLSCINKRFNKLINSGYLYGLRKQLGAVEHFVYMVCDPRGWVAFDPKVNKWMSLPKIPCDECFNHADKESLAVGCELLVFGREMMEFAIWKYSMVCRGWVKCQGMNQPRCLFGSSSLGSIAIIAGGSDKYGNVLKSAELYDSSSGMWELLPSMHTPRRLCSGFFMDDKFYVIGGMSSITVSLTCGEEYDLKTRNWRKIEGMYPYVNEGVQAPPLVAVVDNQLYAVEHVTNMVKKYDKEKNTWNELGRLPVRADSSNGWGLAFKACGEQLLVVGGQRGPEGEAIVLSSWCPKSGVRNGTIDWQVLGVKENVGVFVYNCAVMGC; this is translated from the coding sequence ATGGTTAGGGGGGAAGGAGTGAATGATGGTTTTTCTGGACCTGGACCAAATGATTCGCTTCTCCCTGGTCTAATTGATGATGTTGCGTTGAATTGTCTTGCTTGGGTTAGTGGATCCGATTACACCTCATTATCTTGTATTAATAAAAGGTTCAATAAATTGATCAATAGTGGGTATCTATATGGGTTGAGGAAACAATTGGGGGCTGTGGAACATTTCGTGTATATGGTTTGTGATCCAAGAGGATGGGTGGCATTTGACCCCAAAGTAAACAAGTGGATGTCATTACCTAAGATACCTTGTGATGAGTGCTTTAACCATGCAGACAAGGAATCCTTGGCCGTGGGCTGCGAACTGTTAGTCTTTGGTCGGGAAATGATGGAGTTTGCCATTTGGAAGTATAGCATGGTTTGCCGTGGCTGGGTGAAGTGCCAGGGGATGAACCAACCTCGCTGTTTGTTTGGATCTAGTAGTCTTGGTTCAATTGCTATTATTGCCGGAGGAAGTGATAAGTATGGGAATGTTCTAAAATCAGCTGAGTTGTATGACTCTTCATCAGGTATGTGGGAACTTCTACCGAGCATGCACACTCCACGTAGATTGTGTTCGGGTTTTtttatggatgacaaattctacGTGATTGGTGGAATGTCAAGTATAACCGTTTCATTAACTTGTGGAGAGGAATATGATCTTAAGACAAGGAATTGGCGGAAAATAGAGGGTATGTATCCATATGTTAACGAGGGTGTTCAGGCACCGCCCCTTGTGGCAGTTGTGGATAATCAGCTATATGCAGTTGAGCATGTAACTAACATGGTGAAGAAATATGACAAGGAAAAGAACACCTGGAATGAGTTGGGGAGGCTTCCTGTCCGGGCAGATTCATCTAATGGTTGGGGGTTAGCTTTCAAGGCTTGTGGAGAGCAACTTTTGGTTGTGGGTGGACAAAGGGGTCCGGAAGGTGAAGCAATTGTGTTGAGTTCGTGGTGTCCTAAGTCCGGGGTCAGGAATGGCACCATAGATTGGCAGGTACTTGGTGTGAAGGAAAACGTCGGGGTGTTCGTGTATAATTGTGCTGTTATGGGTTGTTGA